In one window of Chiloscyllium plagiosum isolate BGI_BamShark_2017 unplaced genomic scaffold, ASM401019v2 scaf_8919, whole genome shotgun sequence DNA:
- the LOC122546923 gene encoding extensin-like: protein RESPPLQLAGHSTQVPSPIPGPHHPVPGSFAQTQVPSLRPRPHHPDSGRITGTQGPSPRFHHPDPGPYTQTQTPSPTPRLHHPDPGPITETQAPSPRPRPHHPDPGSITQTQAPSPRPQAPSPRHRLHRPHPGLITQTQTHLPDTGSIAHTQDPSPRPRLHHPDPGPIAQTQAPSSRPRSHHPDPGTITQTQGSSTQTQAPSPRPRHHHPDSGLHHTDPGPITQTQAPSPRSRSHHADPSPGPGSGPITQIQAPLARPSPHSPDPDTRPIPQTQAP, encoded by the coding sequence agggagagtccaccactgcaactGGCAGGGCATTCGACCCAGGTCCCATCACCCATTCCCGGGCCCCATCACCCAGTCCCAGGCTCCTTCGCCCAGACCCAGGTCCCATCACTGAGACCCAGGCCCCATCACCCAGACTCAGGCCGCATAACCGGGACCCAGGGCCCATCACCCAGGTTCCATCACCCAGACCCAGGCCCCtacacccagacccagaccccatcGCCCACACCCAGGCTCCATCACCCAGACCCAGGCCCCATCACTGAGACCCAGGCCccatcacccagacccagaccccatcACCCAGACCCAGGCTCCATCACCCAGACCCAGGCCCCGTCGCCCAGACCCCAGGCTCCATCACCCAGACACAGGCTCCATCGCCCACACCCAGGCCtcatcacccagacccagacccatctcccagACACAGGCTCCATCGCCCACACCCAGGACCCATCTCCCAGACCCAGGCTCCATCATCCAGACCCAGGCCCCATCGCCCAGACTCAGGCCCCATCGTCCAGACCCAGGTCCCATCACCCAGACCCAGGCACCATCACCCAGACTCAGGGCTCCAGCACTCAGACCCAGGCCCCATCACCCAGACCCAGGCACCATCACCCAGACTCAGGGCTCCATCACACAGACCCAGGCCCCATCACCCAGACCCAGGCTCCATCACCCAGATCCAGGTCCCATCATGCAGACCCAAGCCCAGGCCCAGGCTCAGGCCCCATCACACAGATCCAGGCTCCTTTAGCCAGACCCAGCCCTCATTCCCCAGATCCTGACacaagacccattccccagacccaGGCCCCATaa